GTGAATTGTGCAGCCTGAACGGAGATCGCATGGATCCTGTTGAGGTTATCAACAGACTGGAAGCCATCGCTTCAAAATACGCCATTGGGCGCGATGTGCATGTGGGGGACACCATCATTGGCATCAAAGGCCGCGTAGGTTTCGAAGCTGCTGCAGCGACCATCATCATCAAGGCGCATCATACCCTTGAAAAGCATACCTTATCGAAATGGCAGCAACACTGGAAGGAACAGTTGGGCAGCTGGTATGGTATGTTTATTCACGAAGCCCAATACCTGGAGCCTGTCATGCGCAATATTGAAACCTTCCTGGAAGATACCCAGGAAAATGTATCAGGTAAGGTTTTTGTAACACTGCACCCCTATCGTTTTGTGGTTCAGGGAATTGAATCAGCGCACGATCTGATGAACTCCTCTTTTGGAGAATACGGTGAAATCAACAAAAACTGGTCGGGCGAGGATGTGAAAGGATTTACGAAGATCCTGGCCAACCCGATGCAGATCTTTCAACATGTAAACCAGAAAAAATGATCGAAGCAGGCATTGTAGGAGGCAGCGGATATGTGGCCGGAGAACTCATCCGGTGCCTGGTCCGTCACCCGGAAGTCCATATCGATTTTGTGTACAGCCATTCCAGCCCCGGAAAGCAAGCTGCTACCATCCATGAAGACTTGTTTCCGTATCCTGAACTCGTCTTTACCGATCAGGTCAATCCCAACGTGGATGTGGTCTTTTTATGCCTGGGCCATGGGCATTCGTCAAAATTTCTGTCGGAAAATACCTTTTCGACAAAAACCAGGATCATCGACCTTAGTAACGATTTCAGGTTGCAGGCCGACGCCCGGTTTGAGGGGAAGGGATTTGTATACGGCCTCGTGGAGTTGAACAGAGAAAAGATCAAACAAGCCAGGTATATCGCCAACCCCGGGTGTTTTGCGACGGCTATCCAATTGGCATTATTACCATTGGCTTTTCACGGGTTATTGAATTACGAGGTGCATATTAATGCAATTACCGGTTCTACCGGAGCGGGGCAAAAGCCAACGGATACCACTCATTTCAGCTGGAGGAACAACAATCTGTCCATTTACAAGGCTTTTAACCACCAGCATCTTGGGGAGATTCGCGAGAGCCTGTTATGCCTGCAGGAAAATTTCAGCCATGATCTGAACTTTCTGCCTTATCGTGGTGATTTTACCCGCGGTATTTTTGCATCGGTTTATACCCAAAGTGATCTTTCCGGAGAAGCATTGAACGATCTGTATAAGGATTTTTACCGTAATGCCCTTTTTACAAAAGTGAGTGATACGGGCATCAATTTGAAACAAGTGGTCAACACAAATTACTGCCTGCTTCAGGTGGAAAAGATTGACGGGAAGGTGCTGATCACCTCTGTGATCGACAATTTACTGAAAGGCGCGGCCGGCCAGGCCATTCAAAACATGAATTTACAGTTCGGGATCGATGAGGGCACCGGACTGGATTTTAAACCCAACTATTTTTAGCCATGAGTTTATTTGATGTATATCCAAGATTTGACATCACCCTGACGCGGGGCAATGGTGTTTTCGTTTATGACGAGAAAGACCAGGAGTACCTTGACCTCTACGGCGGCCATGGGGTCATCTCCGTCGGCCACAGTCACCCGGAATATGTAAAAAAGGTAGGTCAACAGCTTGAAATCCTGGTGTTTTACTCCAATTCCATCAACATGCCCCTGCAGGATGCCCTGGCCGAAAAACTGGCGAAACAAAGCGGTTATCCTGACTATAATCTGTTTTTTTGCAACAGCGGGGCCGAGGCCAATGAAAATGCCATCAAGCTCGCTTCTTTCCATACCGGCAAAAGAAAAATAGTAGCCTTTAACGGCAGTTTCCACGGGCGTACTTCGGGCGCTTTGAATATTACCGATAATCTATCGCTCTCAGCGCCTTTGAATCGAGATAATTTTCCAGTGGAATTTATTGAACTGAATGAGGAAATTCAGTTGGTAAAGGCCCTGGAAGGAAATGATGTCGCGGCGGTCATCGTCGAGGGCATCCAGGGCGTCGGTGGGCTAGACATGCCAACGGATGATTATCTGCGCTTTCTCGAAAAAACCTGTAAGCAATACGGTGCTTTGCTCATCCTCGATGAGATCCAAAGCGGGTACGGGCGCAGCGGCAAATTCTTTGCCCACCAGTTCAGCGGCATCCGGGCCGATATCATTTCTGTGGCGAAAGGCATGGGTAATGGATTTCCCATTGCCGGGGTGTTGATCCACCCTGAGATCAAGGCTGCTTATGGCATGCTGGGTACTACCTTCGGAGGCAGTCACCTGGCTTGCGCTGCCGGATTGGCTGTGCTCGAAATCATTCAAAAAGAGAAATTGGAAGCCCATGTCAGCGAGGTGAGCCAAAGGGTCATTGAGGCCTTGAAGCAGGTGCCGGGCATTAAAAAGATCAAAGGTCGCGGGTTGATGTTGGGCGTAGAGTTTGATTATTCAGTCAAGGAGTTGCGCTCACGGTTGCTCTTTGAACACCGGATTTTTACCGGCTCGGCCTCCAATCCCAATTTGTTGAGAATACTACCTCCGCTGAATATCACTTTTGAAGAACTCAACGGTTTTATCACCGCACTTGAGGCGTTGTTAAGGAAATAAGGGATCAATTTCCATCAAATCTCTATGAATAATTATAAGTTGAAAAAATGCAAAAATTCATCAGTGTAAAAGATGCCGGCAACCTGGAATCATTGCTGAAACTGGCCCTTGAAGTCAAAGGAAATCCTTTTGGCTATAAAACCTATGGTGAAAATAAAACGCTGGGATTACTCTTTTTTAACCCGAGCCTGCGTACCCGGCTGAGTACCCAGAAAGCGGCCATGAATCTTGGGATGAATATCATGGTGATGAATTTCAGCCATGATGGATGGGCACTGGAGATGGCTGATGGTACCGTGATGGACCAGGGCAGCCAGGAGCATGTCAAGGAAGCGGCAGCGGTTATTTCCCAATATTGTGATATTTTGGGCATCAGGACTTTTGCCTCCCTCAAAGATCGGGAGGAGGATTACCAGGAGGAAGTGATCAATAAATTCATTCAAAATGCAACAGTTCCTGTCATTTCCCTCGAAAGCGCCACTTTGCACCCGCTCCAATCTTTTGCGGATTTGATTACCATTGAAACACTCAAGACCGTCAAAAGACCGAAAGTTGTTTTGACCTGGGCGCCTCATCCCAGGGCATTGCCCCAGGCGGTAGCCAATTCCTTTGCAGAATGGATGGCCCGCTCAGAAGTTGAGTTGGTGATAGCCAACCCGGAAGGATTTGACCTGTCCCCTGAGTTTACCAAGGGCGTTAAAGTATTACACCACCAGGAGGAAGCCCTGGCCGGTGCGGATTTTGTTTATACCAAAAACTGGTCTTCCTATGAAAATTACGGAAGCATAGGAAAAGGTTATAACCATTGGATGATGACCAATCAGAAAATGGATTTGACCCATAGCGGAAAATTCATGCATTGCCTTCCCGTCAGGAGAAATGTGGTGGTTGCCGATGAGGTGTTGGACGGCCCGGATTCCCTGGTTTTGGAACAAGCCAATAACAGAACTTTTGCCGCACAAACTGTTTTACTCAAAATGCTTCAGCATGGGAAATAAACTCCGCATCGTTAAAATAGGGGGCAACATCATCGATGATCCTCAAAAACTGGAAGATTTTTTGGTTGATTTTGCCCTGCTGACAGGACCAAAAATCCTGGTTCACGGAGGCGGGAAACTGGCTACTCAGCTCAGTAAAAAACTCGGGGTGGAAACCCAAATGGTTGACGGAAGAAGGATTACCACCTCTGAGGATCTGGATATTGTGGTCATGGTTTACGCCGGTTTGATCAATAAAAAAATAGTGGCCGGTTTACAGGGGAAAGGCTGCAACGCAATAGGCCTTTCCGGTGCCGACGCCGAATGCCTCCGGGCTTCAAAGCGACCGGTAAACCCCATAGATTTTGGTTGGGTAGGCGATATCGAATCGGTCAATGTACCTTCCATCCGGCTTTTTCTGGATGCAGGATTCACTCCCGTTTTTTGTGCCATAAGCCACGACAGCAAGGGCCATCTGCTGAATACCAATGCGGATACCATCGCTTCGGAGCTGGCCATAGGAATGAGCGGCCATTTTGAAACGGAGCTGATCTATTGTTTTGAAAAAAAAGGTGTACTCGAAAATGTGGAGGATGATGAATCGGTCATCCCGCACATCAATACGGCCCGTTACCGGGAACTGAAGGAAAGCGGCGCGATACACAAAGGCATGCTTCCCAAAATGGAAAATTGTTTTCATGCCCTGGAAAAAAAAGTTTACAGGGTGACCATCGGCAGCCCCGAAGTGCTTAAACCCGGGAACCGGTTGTTTACTACTTTAACGTTGTAATATGAATACGGACTTTTTATTTCCAAAGGCGGTGGAATTGCTCAAAGCATTGATCCGTACTCCTTCCTTTTCAGGGGAAGAAGACCAGACCGCCCTGCTGATCAGTCGGTGGCTGGAGGATTTCGGCATTCGCTTTCATCGTTCCGGGAATAATGTTTGGGCACTCAACCAACATTTTGATCCGCTAAAACCTTCAATACTCCTCAATTCTCATCACGATACCGTTAAGCCCAATCAAGCTTATACCAATGATCCTTTTGAAGCAAAAGTAGAAGACGGCAAACTTTTCGGACTGGGCAGCAATGATGCAGGGGGCTGCCTGGTGGCTTTGATGGCCCTTTTTGTGTATTTTTACGAACAAAAAGAGTTGAAATACAACCTCATCCTGGCGGCAACGGCAGAAGAAGAAAATTCAGGAGATCGTGGTATCCGAAGCCTATTGTCCGATCTGCCGGCCATCGATTTTGCAGTAGTGGGGGAGCCTACAGCAATGCAACTAGCCATTGCCGAAAAAGGACTGCTGGTGATTGACGGTTATGCGGAGGGCATATCAGGCCATGCCGCGCACGACAATACCGATAATGCCATTTACCGGGCGCTGGAAGATATTCAGTGGATCAGGAATTATCATTTTCCAAAAGTGTCCGAAACATTAGGGAAAGTAAAGATGAGTGTCACTCAGATCGATGCCGGTTCCCAGCATAACGTGGTTCCGGCAGCCTGTCATTTCGTGGTGGATGTTCGCGTGAATGAAGCCTATACCAATGAAGCCGTTTTCGAGGTGATTGATGCGCATACCCAAAGCAGGATGGTGGCCCGGTCTTTCCGGTTGAAGTCCTCCTCCATTCCTGTGGATCATCCCATTGTCCAGGCAGGGATTCGGTTGGGACGCAAAACTTATGGTTCTCCTACGCTTTCTGACCAGGCTAATTTGAACTGTCCTTCTTTAAAAATCGGGCCCGGCGTTTCGTCCCGTTCCCACAGCGCCAATGAATTTATCTATTTGGCAGAAATCAGGGAAGGTATCGAAGGGTATATAAAAATATTTGATCAGATTTTATAAAAAAATAACCGCATGAAACTTTGGGATAAAGGGTATACTACGGATAATATTGTAGAGCGATTTACCGTAGGAAAAGACCGGGTGCTGGATTTGAAGCTGGCCCCGTATGATGTACAGGGAAATGTCGCTCATGCCAAAATGCTTCACCACATCGGAATATTGAATGAAGCAGAACTCAACGATATACTCAAAGGCCTGGCCGAGATTGGTCAGACGATCGAGGACGGGACCTTCACCATCGAAGACGAGTTTGAGGATGTGCACAGCAAGATCGAATTTGAGCTGGTGAAAAGGATAGGAGAAGCCGGCAAAAAAATCCATACCGCCCGTTCCCGAAACGATCAGGTGCTGGTGGATATGCACCTGTATGTCAAAGATGAATTATGGCATATAAAAGCCCTGGTGCGCATCCTTTTTGAAAGATTGATCGGGTTGAGCGAGCAGCACAAAGATGTGCTCATGCCCGGTTATACGCACACACAGGTGGCTATGCCTTCCTCGTTCGGCTTGTGGTTTGCCGCTTATGCGGAAAGTCTCATCGATGATCTCATTTTGCTGAACGCGGCCTTTAAGATCAGTGATCAAAATCCATTGGGTTCTGCAGCGGGCTTTGGCTCTTCTTTTCCTATCAACAGGACCATGACGACGGAACTCCTTGGGTTTGAAACCATGAAATACAATGTGGTGGCCGCCCAGATGAGCCGGGGGAAGCTTGAAAAAACGACCGCTTACGCACTGTCTTCAGTGGCGGGAACCCTTTCGAAACTGGCGACTGACGTATGTCTGTACATGAACCAGAATTTTAATTTCATAGGATTTCCGAAAGAGCTGACTACCGGTTCCAGCATAATGCCTCATAAACAAAACCCCGATGTGTTTGAGTTGATCAGGGCAAAAAGCAATAAGATCCAGAACCTGCCTTCGGAGATTATGATGATCACGAATAATCTTATCAGCGGGTATCACCGTGATTTTCAACTGCTCAAAGAGAACTTCATGGAAGCCATTGATGCGTTGAAAGACAATCTTGAAGTGACAGAATTCATGCTTCGGCACATACAGGTCAAAGAGGATATTATGGAGAAAGACATTTACGATTACCTGTACAGCGTTGAAGAGGTCAATAAACTGGTGATGGCAGGGATAACCTTCAGGGATGCCTACAAAATAGTGGGTCGCGACATCCTGGGAGGTGACTTTAAACCTGATAAAACGGTTTCCCATACGCACGAGGGGAGTATTGGACATTTGTGTTTGAACGAGATAAAAATTAAATTTGAGAAAAACTTTCAATAGTTCAATCAATTAAAACCAAACCCATGCACCAGCGTATCCATCGAAACATTCGTCGCCTAAAGGATCAGATCCATGAAATTCCGGTAGAACAACTCACCTTCAAACCGACTCCGGAAAAATGGTCCAGGAAGGAGATATTGGGTCACCTGATCGATTCGGCATTGAATAACCTGAAGCGGTTTTTATCCATTTTGCATTCCTATAAAAACTACGATGTCAGGCCCTACGATCAGGATTACCTGGTTAAGGTCAATCAGTACCAGGCGGCTGATATCGATCACCTGGTGAATCTTTGGCAATCGCTGAATCAGCAGATCAGTAACATTGTGAAAGAAATTCCGGTCAAAAAACTGGAGCAGGACGTTTTTGTCAATGAAACCGAAAAAGCGAGCTTTGAATGGCTGATCGGCAATTACATCGATCACATGGAGCACCACCTGGCGCAGATTTTGTCCGTGGAAGGTATTCCACCCAAATATTTCTTGACCACTGAAGAGGCTATATCGGCTCTGGAACAGTCGGCACCAAAACCCTTTGTCACCATGCTCCGACACGGTGAATTGGAAGTCGAATATTACAAACCTGAAAAAGTGGATAAACAGTTGCCGCACGATAAGGACGAATTGTACGTGATCGCCAGTGGTACGGGTGAGTTTGTCCGAGAAGAAGATCGCTATCCAATAAAGGAAAAGGACGTACTTTTTGTCAAAGCCGGACAGGCGCATCGTTTTGAAAATTTTACCGATGATTTTGCCACCTGGGTTATTTTTTACGGGTTAAAAAGGTGATCTGTTGATAGGTTTATTTTTTGATGGTATGATGCTGCGATATTTTTCATTCCAATCAGATTTCAACGCATTTCTTTGATATTTTTGTTGTACGCTTCCATTTCTGCGATTTTCTGCGTAATCTGCGAGCGTTATTTATGATTTTTATGCTGAAACTTCCTCATTGTAATAAGCATTAAAACAAAAAACGCAATATTTTTAGAGCAGATTTCCATTTTTATAATAAATTGATACCTGATCATGAGTTTGGAAAAAATCATCACCTTACATCCTGATGGCGGCAAGGGAGCTATATTGCCGCAGGATCTTTATGAGCAATTAAAAGAAGCCATTATTATGCCTTTCCTTTCCTACCCGGAGATCAGGGATGCCGATATTGAAGCGCATGCCTCTAAAAATATCGAAGGCGAGCTGGAAGGTAAAAAAGCCTGGTACATCGAAATAGTCAAACAGGATTTGCTTGCGAGAGATGCCCTGGAGTACGTACCCGGTGAAGAAGATAAAACCTTGCGACTTAAGATCCTCTTTTGCTAAAACCATATTCTCTTAAGGAAACAATTCAACAATTCAACAATGCGAGAATTCATCAATATAAATAATTGACTTCATTCATGTATTCTCTCATTCATGCATTCAAAAAAAACACCCATGGATTACGGCATTCTATCCCTTGTTCCCCCTGTAATTGCCATTATTCTGGCCATTTATACCCGGCAGGTTTTCGTCTCCCTGCTTTTTGGGATATGGCTCGGCTGGCTGGTCTTGACCGGATTACCACTGGAAGCAGGCTCGGGCTCTTTTAATCCCGGAGATATCGGATTTTTTGAAGGCTTATGGCGGGTAGTCCGCCCTTCGAATCTCTGGAAAGGTTCCATGAATACCATACAGGCGTTGGTGGATGTTTTTAAGGATGCCGGCAATACCCGAACCATCATGTTTTCAGCTTTAGTGGGCGCTTTGATCCTGTTCATCCAAAGGTCTGGAGGAGTGGAAGGATTTATTTTGCGCATCAACAGATTTTTGGAAAAATACGAAAAGAAACAATCAGGTAATAGCAGGGTGGTGGTACAGTTTTTGGCCTGGCTTACGGGACTGTTCATTTTTGTGGAGTCGAGTATTTCGGTGCTTACTGTTGGCGCCTTGTATCGCCCGGTATTTGACAAATTAAAGATATCGCGTGAAAAGCTGGCTTATATTGCCGATTCGAGTTCGGCTCCTTCTTCCATCATCTTGCCTTTCAATGGTTGGGGCGCCTTTATCATGGGGTTGCTGGCCACCGATTTTGTCAATCCCTTTGGCGTGATGATGACGGCCATGAAATACAATTTTTATCCATTCCTGGCGCTGTTAATGGTGCTGGTCATCATTTTTACGAAAAAAGATTTTGGTCCGATGGCCAAAGCGGAAAAGCGTGCCCGCGAGGAGGGTAAGTTGCTGGCCGACGGTGCCCAGCCAATGATTTCAGAGGAACTTACAGAAGTAAAAACCAAGGAAGGCGTTATTCCTCGGTCTAGGAATATGGTTTTTCCCATCGCTCTTATGGTGCTGATGATGCCTGTCATGCTGATTTACACCGGTTGGGGGGCCACCATGGAACACATGCCGGAAGCTTCGGTTTGGAGTAAGGTGTTTTTTGCCATTGGCAACGGTTCCGGTTCCACTTCTGTGTTGACTGCCGTATTGGTTTCCTTGATTTCCACCATGTTCTTTTACGGTGCTCAGGGCATCATGAAAATGAAAGAGATGGTGGATCTGACACTCAAGGGCATTGGCGGTTTGATCCCTCTGGCCCTTCTGATGCTTTTTGCGTTCGCCATCAGCAGCCTCTGTAAAAATGAATTGGGAACGGGTCAGTATGTGGCCAGTGTAGCGCAACAATGGTTGTCGCCTGCCCTGGTGCCTTTCCTGGTATTTGTGGTCAGTTGTTTCATCGCCTTCTCCACGGGAACCTCCTGGGGGACTTTTGCCATCATGATGGCCATAGCCGTCCCCATGGCCAAAGAGATGGACACTAATGTTTATATGGCCATCGCAGCCGTTATGGGCGGGGGTGTTTTCGGCGACCACTGCTCTCCCATTTCCGACACCACCATTCTATCATCCATGGCTTCCGCTTCGGATCACATCGATCATGTGCGGACACAGTTGCCCTATGCATTGGTCGTCGGAGGGGTTACGGCGATTTTTTACCTGGTGATTGGGTTCATTGCGCATGGGTAGTATTTAAATCGGGCGTTTGTGGATGGGGACAGTTCCAAATGGTTTCAGGTTGTTTCAAATGGTTCCAGATGGTCCCTGCACTGTGTGTACGTGGATCTCTCTTCGGTCGATTTCAGAGAGGGCTTTTAAATTCGGGGATTAACGGGTGAATCCTTGGCCGGGTTTGTTGATGATGTGCCCGGATTTGGGCAATAAGAGCGTATTGGATCCAGGCTGAAAGCCTGTCCCCGGGCGTCATCAGTCAGGCTGCCACCATCGGCATTTTTGGAATAGCTTTGGAGGCAGGGGAATATCGGAGAATGCCAAAAACCTTTACATTAGATAAGCCAATTAGTGATTTGTAAACGTGAATCATCAAGGAGGTCAAGCCTTCTGTTTTGGGAACGCAAATTTTTTTAACAAAAAATACCCGGTCTGGATAGTTTTGTGGAGGGAAACGGGGTTTTTTGATAAAAAAAGGTTATATTTATAAGGAGAAAATGAACGTAAAAAACATTGCGTAGCCGCCATAATTCGATTAGTACAAAATCTGTATAGTTTAAAGCTATCATTAATTTCATCCACTTACTTAGTGAGATGCCACCTCCAAAAAAAAAAAATTTAATTTATAAATTTTACGAAAATGGAAAATAACACTAAATCGATTATGGGATTAGCAGCCGTTTTACTTCTGTTTGCAATCGGCTGGGGTATTTACCAATCTTCTATCAAGCAGGAAAAAGTCCGCACTATTAAAAAGCTCGACACAAAAGTAGTTTTATTGGAAAATCAGAGAGATTCCCTGAAAATCAAGGTTGACAGTCTGGAGAAAATTTACGCACAGGTCTCGAAGGACTATGTGGTTTTGGAAAATGCCATTGACAATGCCAAAAAGGAAATTCGACAGAAAGAAGCGATGATCAGAAGCCTTAAAAAAGGTACTTCTGCTGAGATTGACAGCCTGACCAAAAAAGTGGAAGGAATGCTGTCTACTCAAAAGGGTCTACTTGTTACTATCGAAGAATTGGATGCAGAAAAATCGAGTCTTTTGACCAGGGTGAATGTGGCACGAGAGGAAATGAATAGCCTGAGTGCCCGGTTGGATCAAGAGATGTATAACTTGGACAAAGCCCAATTCAAAGGCACCTCTTTCCGGGCAGATATTGAGAAACGGAATGACAAGGTGACGGTAAAAGCCAGACAAGCACGAGAGGTTATCATTAGCTTTGAGCTTAACGATGTCCCGGAGCGTTTTCATGGCAATCAGCCAATTTACCTGGTTATCACCGACGAAAAAAGCACTCCGATAACCACCAATACGGCCACCAAAGCAACGGTTGAGATTAACGACAAAAAAATGGAATTGCTGGCTCAGGATGTCAAGGAATTGGATATAACAAAGGATCAAAGTATATCCTTCCATTATGAGCCGGATGACAAATTGGTAGCCGGTGTTTATACCGCTAACGTTTATGCTACGATTGGAATATTGGGTTCGGTGAGTTTTCAATTGAGGTAGCACTCTTTAGAGGAGGAGAAGGAAACCTTTAAAAAGAAATGGTATGAATTTTTTAGCTGAAATACAAGAAGTCCTCGCGATAGATGTGCGCATCGAGCAGAATAAATTTTATGTCCAACTGGAAGACGGACGGGAGATCGGCGTTCCATACAACTGGTTTTGGCTACTTAACCAGGCAACGGACGCTGAGCGAAAAGACTGGCGGTTTATAAGTGACAGATACGGCATCCATTGGGAAGTCATTGACGAAGACATCTCCATTGCCGGTATCATTAAAGGCCATAAAAATCAGGAACCTCCCAGGCCATGATGCAAAGGCTAAAGGACGAAAGGGAACAAGGACAGAAGGATAAATGGTTTACCTTATGATGGCCGGAATGATGAATGTTACGGATAGGGGCTAGGTCGGATAATTCTAAGTTCGCCGAAACCCTGCGGGTACTTAATAAATAAAAATAGTTCTTTATAAGCTAGATACTACTGATGCACATATTTTCTATCAGGATAGCATCAGATTAACTCTGTCATATTGTAATTGGCATAGGCGGGATATAAAAAAAGATTTGCATTGTACGTGTAGATAACTTATTTTTGCACGTAAATGAGATTGTTATGGATAAAAAGCTCACACTTAGTCTAAATGAAAGAGTGATCGAAAGGGCTAAGGTATACGCGCAAGATCACAAAATAAGCCTTTCAAGGTTAATAGAATCCTATTTAAGTTCATTGATAGAGAACAAGTCTGAAGAAATCGCCATCACGCCATTAGTGGAAAGTTTGAGTGGAGTGGTAAGCCTTTTAGATGAATTTGATAATAAGGATGATTATACTGACTATTTGCTAGAGAAATATAAATGAAAAAATTATTTATAGATACCAATATTGTTCTTGATCTACTTGGTAAACGAGAACCATTTTATGATAATGCAGCTAAATTATTTTCTCTAGCAGACAGGGGTAAAGTAAAGTTATATATTTCATCTTTGACAGTTGCTAATACTAACTATGTTTTATCTAAGCTCAAGTCTAAAAAAGAGGCGAGAGTTATTTTATTGAAGTTTAAGATACTGGTAGTTGTTCTTGAGTTAAATGACAAGATAGTTGAACTCTCATTAAATGATGATGATTTCAAAGATTTCGAAGATAGCCTTCAATATTATACAGCCTTGGAAAACGAAGCAGAAGTAATAATTACTAGAAACCTTAAGGACTTTAAAGCTTCAAAAATTCCTGTAATGACAGCAGGTCAGTATTTGAAAAAATAAAATTCGGCGAATTTTGCCTAGGACGTAAAGCTTCCCTTCGGTCAGCCTGCGCCTGGGCTTGAGTTCGATCTTCGATGGTCGAGGCTTGTAGCTTTGACCGGAATATACCTGTAAGGCTTGCAGCCTGTCTAAAGCCAGGTAAACCTGGGCCTTAGAAAATACACAACCCATGAAACAATCCCCGTCATTCCTGATTCACCACCACCTTCACATTTTCCAATACGATTTCCGATAATAACTCGAGGGCGCCCAATTCGAAGGCCTGATCGATGGCTTCCAGTTTTACCGTTCCCTTTTCTTTCGGTTTGTAATTTTTATAATCCTGGAACAGCACCCCATTCACTTCCCTTGGGTTAAAAGCCTCTCTAAAGCGCATTCCTCCTTCATCGGTATGGTATTCGTAAGCGAGGTAATCCATGCGGTAATTTTCGGTGTCGAACCAATAGACGAATACATCCTGGAAATCATCACCCCCGTTTTCCTGTTTAAAGGTGACCCTGATCTTGTGATATTCCTTTCCTTTCAATTTTAC
This sequence is a window from Lewinellaceae bacterium. Protein-coding genes within it:
- a CDS encoding sodium:solute symporter, producing the protein MDYGILSLVPPVIAIILAIYTRQVFVSLLFGIWLGWLVLTGLPLEAGSGSFNPGDIGFFEGLWRVVRPSNLWKGSMNTIQALVDVFKDAGNTRTIMFSALVGALILFIQRSGGVEGFILRINRFLEKYEKKQSGNSRVVVQFLAWLTGLFIFVESSISVLTVGALYRPVFDKLKISREKLAYIADSSSAPSSIILPFNGWGAFIMGLLATDFVNPFGVMMTAMKYNFYPFLALLMVLVIIFTKKDFGPMAKAEKRAREEGKLLADGAQPMISEELTEVKTKEGVIPRSRNMVFPIALMVLMMPVMLIYTGWGATMEHMPEASVWSKVFFAIGNGSGSTSVLTAVLVSLISTMFFYGAQGIMKMKEMVDLTLKGIGGLIPLALLMLFAFAISSLCKNELGTGQYVASVAQQWLSPALVPFLVFVVSCFIAFSTGTSWGTFAIMMAIAVPMAKEMDTNVYMAIAAVMGGGVFGDHCSPISDTTILSSMASASDHIDHVRTQLPYALVVGGVTAIFYLVIGFIAHG
- a CDS encoding DUF2442 domain-containing protein, whose product is MNFLAEIQEVLAIDVRIEQNKFYVQLEDGREIGVPYNWFWLLNQATDAERKDWRFISDRYGIHWEVIDEDISIAGIIKGHKNQEPPRP
- a CDS encoding PIN domain-containing protein: MKKLFIDTNIVLDLLGKREPFYDNAAKLFSLADRGKVKLYISSLTVANTNYVLSKLKSKKEARVILLKFKILVVVLELNDKIVELSLNDDDFKDFEDSLQYYTALENEAEVIITRNLKDFKASKIPVMTAGQYLKK